The proteins below are encoded in one region of Silene latifolia isolate original U9 population chromosome 2, ASM4854445v1, whole genome shotgun sequence:
- the LOC141640458 gene encoding G-type lectin S-receptor-like serine/threonine-protein kinase SD1-13 → MHQKLVFYTFLLISCFEIRFASTTSDAITSTQFLKDPEELVSRNGNFKLGFFRPTNSTSRYLGIWYNNKPFNGQLEVVWVANRDSPIKDLTGMLKMSDDGNLQVLDAQNKIHWSSNISYKANSSVAQLLDTGNLVLLPDVGNTSIWQSFDHPTDSFLPQSTLVFNQSMPDDVPQSWRSINDPSRGQFRIVSLPRSLPECAIMEGDNLYYRSGPWNGYVFLGSSFPRSDVANAFSVVHGQDGTMEILYELVDPSIVQRFVLTYDGSLTQKHWSDSSKNWETVWQSFGSECDIYGKCGEFTMCNPVKAPICECLKGFVPKKVDEWSRGNWTNGCVRKTPLQCEVKGDKSDKFLLLRKIKVPDYAQRILASPDNCESKCLGDCSCLAYSYYPGIGCMLLNVSLIDMQQFSTDSVDLFVRLAYSDLQGEGSKRKVIIAVIAITSAAHIYLITFAGKRSRTISRETQFHDLPLFEFAKLATATNDFSVVNKLGEGGFGSVYKGVWDDGQQIAVKRLSRASGQGLQEFMNEVELISKLQHKNLVRLFGCCVEGEEKLLVYELLPNKSLDAILFDPELRKLLDWHKRFEIIQGICRGLLYLHRDSRLRIIHRDLKPSNILLDEELNPKISDFGMARIFGIKQDQANTQRIAGTYGYMSPEYAMEGRFSEKSDVFSFGVLLLEIVSGRRNNNFHDHESLNLLAYTWKLWNDKNILSLIDPTVFKPCYERQILNCIQVGLLCVQEFPTDRPNVSTLIFMLDVDDFENLPRPKEPGFTRSKVCSTSSEPQNGQEGYSENYVSMTAISGR, encoded by the exons ATGCATCAAAAGTTGGTTTTTTACACTTTCCTGTTAATTTCTTGCTTTGAAATCAGGTTTGCTTCAACTACTTCTGATGCTATCACAAGCACTCAATTTCTCAAGGACCCAGAAGAATTAGTCTCTAGAAATGGCAATTTCAAGCTTGGGTTCTTTCGTCCAACTAATTCGACATCTCGGTATCTTGGCATATGGTACAATAATAAGCCCTTCAATGGACAACTTGAGGTGGTTTGGGTAGCCAACAGAGACAGTCCAATCAAAGACTTGACAGGAATGCTCAAAATGTCGGACGATGGAAATCTTCAAGTCTtggatgcacaaaataagattcATTGGTCATCAAACATATCATATAAGGCAAATAGTTCAGTTGCTCAGCTACTAGATACTGGTAACCTTGTTTTGCTTCCAGATGTTGGTAATACTAGCATATGGCAGAGTTTTGACCATCCAACAGACTCATTCCTGCCGCAGTCAACGCTCGTTTTTAATCAAAGTATGCCCGATGATGTTCCTCAATCATGGAGGAGCATTAATGATCCATCAAGGGGTCAGTTCCGCATAGTCAGCCTTCCTCGTAGTCTACCTGAATGTGCCATAATGGAGGGTGACAACCTTTATTATCGCAGTGGCCCTTGGAATGGGTATGTCTTTCTGGGGTCGTCTTTCCCTCGTTCCGATGTGGCTAATGCATTTAGCGTCGTACATGGCCAAGATGGCACAATGGAGATATTATATGAATTGGTAGATCCATCCATCGTTCAAAGGTTTGTTTTGACTTACGATGGTAGCCTGACCCAAAAGCATTGGAGTGACAGTAGTAAAAACTGGGAAACTGTGTGGCAGTCATTCGGCTCGGAATGTGATATTTATGGCAAGTGTGGTGAATTCACAATGTGCAATCCGGTGAAAGCACCGATTTGTGAATGTTTAAAGGGATTTGTACCGAAAAAGGTTGATGAATGGTCGCGAGGGAATTGGACTAATGGGTGTGTTCGGAAAACACCTTTGCAGTGCGAAGTTAAAGGAGATAAATCAGACAAGTTTTTGCTGCTCCGGAAAATCAAAGTACCAGATTATGCTCAACGGATATTAGCGAGTCCAGATAATTGTGAGAGCAAGTGCTTGGGAGACTGTTCATGTTTAGCTTATTCCTATTATCCTGGTATTGGCTGTATGTTGCTAAATGTAAGCCTAATTGATATGCAACAATTCTCTACTGATAGTGTTGATCTATTCGTTCGTTTGGCTTATTCAGACCTACAAG GTGAAGGTAGCAAAAGGAAAGTTATAATTGCAGTCATAGCGATTACGAGTGCCGCT CATATTTATTTAATTACTTTCGCAGGAAAGAGATCTAGGACAATATCTAGAGAGACACAATTCCATGATTTGCCTTTGTTTGAGTTTGCAAAGTTAGCAACTGCAACAAATGACTTTTCTGTCGTCAACAAGCTTGGTGAAGGAGGTTTTGGTTCTGTATACAAG GGAGTATGGGATGACGGACAACAAATTGCTGTGAAAAGGCTTTCTAGAGCATCAGGACAAGGGCTCCAAGAATTTATGAATGAAGTGGAGTTGATTTCAAAGTTACAACACAAGAATTTGGTAAGGCTGTTTGGATGTTGTGTGGAAGGAGAAGAGAAGCTATTAGTGTATGAGCTCTTGCCGAATAAAAGCTTAGATGCAATTCTCTTTG ATCCAGAGCTTCGTAAACTACTAGATTGGCATAAGCGGTTTGAAATCATCCAAGGAATATGTCGAGGCCTTCTTTATCTTCATAGAGATTCTAGGTTGAGGATTATTCATCGAGATTTAAAACCAAGCAATATTTTGCTAGATGAAGAACTCAATCCGAAGATATCAGACTTTGGGATGGCAAGAATATTTGGTATCAAACAAGATCAAGCAAACACGCAAAGAATCGCAGGAACCTA TGGATATATGTCTCCAGAATATGCAATGGAAGGTCGATTTTCTGAAAAGTCAGATGTCTTTAGTTTCGGAGTTCTTCTACTGGAAATTGTCAGCGGCAGAAGGAACAACAACTTTCACGATCATGAGTCTTTGAACCTGTTAGCATAT ACTTGGAAATTATGGAACGACAAAAACATACTCTCATTGATTGATCCAACAGTATTCAAACCATGCTATGAAAGACAGATCTTGAACTGCATACAAGTAGGGTTATTATGTGTGCAAGAATTCCCGACAGATAGGCCCAATGTTTCCACTTTGATTTTCATGCTTGACGTTGATGATTTTGAAAATCTTCCACGCCCAAAGGAACCTGGTTTTACACGAAGTAAAGTTTGCTCGACGAGTTCAGAACCTCAAAATGGCCAAGAAGGTTATTCAGAAAACTATGTTTCTATGACTGCCATAAGCGGGCGATAG